The following are encoded in a window of Oncorhynchus masou masou isolate Uvic2021 chromosome 17, UVic_Omas_1.1, whole genome shotgun sequence genomic DNA:
- the LOC135558457 gene encoding UDP-N-acetylglucosamine transporter-like isoform X2 has translation MPKPGLSGLASSPDSMEASHLVSMSLPLVSPSQSRLKYMSLGVLVLQTTSLVLTMRYSRTLQGEGPHYLASSAVVLAELLKILICLLLIFYDHNFSFLVLNRVLKEEILNKPMETLKLAIPSGIYTLQNNLLYVALSNLDAATYQVTYQLKILTTALFSVSMLGKRLGLYQWLSLLILMTGIALVQWPSESLDGPSPTPLSAGSQLVGVIAVLIACFSSGFAGVYFEKILKGTKQSVWVRNIQLGLFGLVFGLMGVFVYDGERVRESGVFQGYNPLTWTVVALQALGGLVIAAVIKYADNILKGFATSLSIILSTLISYFWLVDFDPTSMFFLGAVLVLAATFLYGYEAEASHSRV, from the exons CCTAAACCAGGCCTTTCAGGCCTGGCCTCATCCCCTGACTCTATGGAGGCATCCCACCTCGTTTCCATGTCATTGCCCCTTGTCTCCCCATCCCAGTCACGGCTcaagtacatgtccctgggcgtGCTGGTGCTGCAGACCACCTCACTGGTCCTCACCATGAGGTACTCGCGCACACTGCAAGGCGAGGGGCCCCACTACCTAGCCTCTTCAGCCGTGGTGTTGGCCGAACTGCTTAAGATCCTCATCTGCCTGCTGCTCATCTTCTATGACCACA aCTTCAGTTTTCTTGTGTTGAATCGGGTGCTGAAGGAAGAGATTCTCAACAAGCCCATGGAGACGTTGAAGCTGGCCATCCCATCAGGCATCTACACACTCCAGAATAACCTTCTCTATGTCGCCCTGTCCAACCTGGACGCTGCTACCTACCAG GTGACGTACCAGCTGAAGATCCTGACCACGGCCCTGTTCTCAGTATCCATGCTGGGGAAGAGACTGGGGCTCTACCAGTGGCTGTCCCTGCTCATCCTCATGACTGGTATCGCTCTCGTTCAG TGGCCTTCAGAGTCTCTGGATGGGCCATCTCCGACGCCTCTATCTGCAGGCTCCCAGTTAGTCGGTGTGATAGCCGTACTGATAGCCTGCTTCTCCAGTGGCTTCGCTGGAGTCTACTTTGAGAAGATTCTCAAAGGGACCAAACAGAGTGTGTGGGTCCGCAACATCCAGCTAG gTTTGTTTGGCCTGGTGTTTGGTCTAATGGGAGTGTTTGTGTACgacggagagagagtgagggagtccGGAGTGTTCCAAGGCTACAACCCACTCACCTGGACTGTTGTGGCCCTGCAG GCTCTGGGTGGGTTGGTCATAGCAGCAGTCATTAAGTATGCAGACAACATCCTGAAGGGGTTTGCCACCTCACTCTCCATCATCCTGTCAACACTCATATCCTACTTCTGGTTGGTGGACTTCGACCCCACCAg tatGTTCTTCCTAGGAGCAGTGCTGGTCCTTGCTGCCACCTTCCTGTATGGCTATGAGGCTGAGGCCAGCCATAGCAG
- the LOC135558457 gene encoding UDP-N-acetylglucosamine transporter-like isoform X1, with amino-acid sequence MSCSEKPKPGLSGLASSPDSMEASHLVSMSLPLVSPSQSRLKYMSLGVLVLQTTSLVLTMRYSRTLQGEGPHYLASSAVVLAELLKILICLLLIFYDHNFSFLVLNRVLKEEILNKPMETLKLAIPSGIYTLQNNLLYVALSNLDAATYQVTYQLKILTTALFSVSMLGKRLGLYQWLSLLILMTGIALVQWPSESLDGPSPTPLSAGSQLVGVIAVLIACFSSGFAGVYFEKILKGTKQSVWVRNIQLGLFGLVFGLMGVFVYDGERVRESGVFQGYNPLTWTVVALQALGGLVIAAVIKYADNILKGFATSLSIILSTLISYFWLVDFDPTSMFFLGAVLVLAATFLYGYEAEASHSRV; translated from the exons CCTAAACCAGGCCTTTCAGGCCTGGCCTCATCCCCTGACTCTATGGAGGCATCCCACCTCGTTTCCATGTCATTGCCCCTTGTCTCCCCATCCCAGTCACGGCTcaagtacatgtccctgggcgtGCTGGTGCTGCAGACCACCTCACTGGTCCTCACCATGAGGTACTCGCGCACACTGCAAGGCGAGGGGCCCCACTACCTAGCCTCTTCAGCCGTGGTGTTGGCCGAACTGCTTAAGATCCTCATCTGCCTGCTGCTCATCTTCTATGACCACA aCTTCAGTTTTCTTGTGTTGAATCGGGTGCTGAAGGAAGAGATTCTCAACAAGCCCATGGAGACGTTGAAGCTGGCCATCCCATCAGGCATCTACACACTCCAGAATAACCTTCTCTATGTCGCCCTGTCCAACCTGGACGCTGCTACCTACCAG GTGACGTACCAGCTGAAGATCCTGACCACGGCCCTGTTCTCAGTATCCATGCTGGGGAAGAGACTGGGGCTCTACCAGTGGCTGTCCCTGCTCATCCTCATGACTGGTATCGCTCTCGTTCAG TGGCCTTCAGAGTCTCTGGATGGGCCATCTCCGACGCCTCTATCTGCAGGCTCCCAGTTAGTCGGTGTGATAGCCGTACTGATAGCCTGCTTCTCCAGTGGCTTCGCTGGAGTCTACTTTGAGAAGATTCTCAAAGGGACCAAACAGAGTGTGTGGGTCCGCAACATCCAGCTAG gTTTGTTTGGCCTGGTGTTTGGTCTAATGGGAGTGTTTGTGTACgacggagagagagtgagggagtccGGAGTGTTCCAAGGCTACAACCCACTCACCTGGACTGTTGTGGCCCTGCAG GCTCTGGGTGGGTTGGTCATAGCAGCAGTCATTAAGTATGCAGACAACATCCTGAAGGGGTTTGCCACCTCACTCTCCATCATCCTGTCAACACTCATATCCTACTTCTGGTTGGTGGACTTCGACCCCACCAg tatGTTCTTCCTAGGAGCAGTGCTGGTCCTTGCTGCCACCTTCCTGTATGGCTATGAGGCTGAGGCCAGCCATAGCAG